In the bacterium genome, one interval contains:
- a CDS encoding branched-chain amino acid transaminase: protein MAGNRIQGKKIWLDGQMVDWDDAHVHILTHTLHYGLGVFEGIRCYRTDDDRSAVFRLPEHVRRLYESAHINLMKVPFDQGRVSEAVLECLRVNELPEGYIRPLVFIGEGAMGLNPADNPIRVAIVVWPWGAYLGEDGMERGIRAKISTFSRHFVNSKMTKGKTCGDYVNSILAKREALLDGYDEAILLDTHGLVSEASGENLFLVRGGVLHTPPQHTILEGITRDAVIRLARDEGIQVVEAAITRDELYVADEVFLTGTAAEVTPIREIDHRQIGEGHRGPVAKLLQKAFFDVVAGRNPKYTDWLTFV from the coding sequence ATGGCTGGCAATCGCATCCAAGGAAAGAAGATCTGGCTCGACGGCCAGATGGTGGACTGGGACGACGCCCACGTCCATATCCTGACTCATACCCTCCACTACGGTCTGGGCGTCTTCGAGGGCATTCGGTGCTATCGCACGGATGACGATCGTTCTGCGGTGTTTCGGCTGCCCGAGCACGTGCGGCGCTTGTACGAGTCCGCCCATATCAATTTGATGAAGGTGCCTTTCGACCAGGGCAGGGTCAGCGAGGCGGTTCTTGAATGTCTGCGGGTGAACGAGCTGCCGGAGGGCTACATCCGCCCGCTGGTCTTCATTGGCGAAGGTGCGATGGGCTTGAACCCGGCGGACAATCCCATCCGGGTCGCGATCGTCGTCTGGCCGTGGGGTGCCTACCTGGGCGAAGACGGCATGGAGCGCGGTATCCGCGCGAAGATCTCCACGTTCAGTCGCCACTTCGTGAACTCGAAGATGACCAAGGGGAAGACCTGCGGCGACTACGTCAACTCGATCCTCGCCAAGCGTGAGGCGCTACTCGACGGCTACGACGAGGCCATTCTTCTCGATACCCATGGCCTGGTTTCCGAAGCCAGCGGCGAGAACCTCTTCCTGGTGCGTGGGGGTGTTCTCCATACGCCACCGCAGCATACCATCCTGGAAGGCATCACCCGGGACGCGGTGATCCGACTGGCCAGGGATGAAGGCATCCAGGTCGTGGAAGCCGCGATCACTCGTGATGAACTCTACGTTGCGGACGAGGTCTTTCTTACGGGAACCGCTGCCGAAGTGACTCCCATCCGAGAGATCGATCACCGCCAGATCGGTGAGGGCCACCGCGGACCCGTGGCGAAACTGTTGCAGAAGGCCTTCTTCGATGTGGTTGCCGGGAGAAACCCCAAGTACACCGATTGGTTGACGTTCGTCTAG